A window from Gallus gallus isolate bGalGal1 chromosome 7, bGalGal1.mat.broiler.GRCg7b, whole genome shotgun sequence encodes these proteins:
- the PDK1 gene encoding pyruvate dehydrogenase kinase, isozyme 1 encodes MRLLRALLRCASPGSIPQQVDFYSRFSPSPLSMKQFLDFGSENACEKTSFMFLRQELPVRLANIMKEISLLPDNLLRTPSVQLVQSWYVQSLQEILDFKDKSSEDSGAIHSFTDTVIKIRNRHNDVIPTMAQGVIEYKESFGIDPVTSQNVQYFLDRFYMSRISIRMLLNQHSLLFGGKINPAHPKHIGSIDPSCNVVGVIRDGYESAKSLCDLYYMSSPELVLEELNIKSPGQPMQVVYVPSHLYHMVFELFKNAMRATMEHNADRCIYPPIHVHVTLGNEDLTVKMSDRGGGVPMRKIDRLFNYMYSTAPRPRVETSRATPLAGFGYGLPISRLYAQYFQGDLKLYSLEGYGTDAVIYIKALSTESIERLPVYNKAAWKHYKANHEADDWCVPSSEPKDMTTFRST; translated from the exons ATGAGGCTGCTGCGCGCCCTGCTGCGCTGCGCCTCCCCGGGCAGCATCCCGCAGCAGGTGGACTTCTACTCGCGCTTCTCCCCCTCGCCGCTCTCCATGAAGCAGTTCCTGGACTTCG GATCTGAAAATGCCTGTGAAAAGACTTCATTTATGTTTCTGCGACAAGAGCTGCCTGTAAGATTAGCAAACATAATGAAGGAAATAAGTCTGCTTCCAGACAATCTTCTCAGAACACCTTCAGTTCAGCTGGTGCAGAGTTG GTATGTCCAAAGTCTTCAGGAGATCCTTGACTTTAAAGACAAAAGTTCGGAAGATTCGGGGGCTATTCACAG TTTTACAGATACCGTGATAAAAATACGCAATCGACACAACGATGTAATTCCTACTATGGCTCAAGGAGTAATAGAGTACAAGGAAAGCTTTGGCATTGATCCAGTGACCTCACAGAATGTGCAGTATTTTTTAGACCGTTTCTACATGAGTCGGATTTCAATTAGAATGCTCCTTAATCAACACT CTTTACTGTTTGGTGGGAAAATTAATCCAGCTCATCCTAAACACATTGGAAGCATTGATCCTAGCTGCAATGTTGTTGGAGTTATTAGAG ATGGTTATGAAAGTGCCAAGAGTCTTTGTGATTTGTATTATATGAGCTCTCCAGAACTTGTCCTAGAAGAGTTGAATA ttaAATCACCAGGACAGCCCATGCAAGTGGTGTATGTGCCGTCCCACCTCTATCACATGGTTTTCGAACTTTTCAAG AATGCAATGAGAGCCACCATGGAACATAATGCTGATCGATGCATTTATCCTCCAATTCATGTACATGTCACCTTGGGAAATGAGGATTTAACTGTTAAG ATGAGTGATCGTGGCGGAGGTGTTCCTATGAGGAAAATTGACAGACTATTCAACTATATGTATTCAACAGCACCACGTCCACGTGTTGAGACATCCCGAGCTACACCTTTG GCTGGATTTGGTTATGGCTTGCCCATATCACGCCTGTACGCACAATACTTCCAAGGCGACCTGAAACTGTATTCCTTAGAAGGTTATGGCACAGATGCAGTTATTTACATCAAG GCCTTATCAACAGAATCAATCGAAAGACTCCCTGTGTATAATAAAGCAGCCTGGAAACATTATAAAGCAAACCATGAAGCAGATGACTGGTGTGTGCCAAGCAGTGAGCCAAAGGACATGACTACTTTTCGCAGTACATAG
- the PDK1 gene encoding pyruvate dehydrogenase kinase, isozyme 1 isoform X1 codes for MFLRQELPVRLANIMKEISLLPDNLLRTPSVQLVQSWYVQSLQEILDFKDKSSEDSGAIHSFTDTVIKIRNRHNDVIPTMAQGVIEYKESFGIDPVTSQNVQYFLDRFYMSRISIRMLLNQHSLLFGGKINPAHPKHIGSIDPSCNVVGVIRDGYESAKSLCDLYYMSSPELVLEELNIKSPGQPMQVVYVPSHLYHMVFELFKNAMRATMEHNADRCIYPPIHVHVTLGNEDLTVKMSDRGGGVPMRKIDRLFNYMYSTAPRPRVETSRATPLAGFGYGLPISRLYAQYFQGDLKLYSLEGYGTDAVIYIKALSTESIERLPVYNKAAWKHYKANHEADDWCVPSSEPKDMTTFRST; via the exons ATGTTTCTGCGACAAGAGCTGCCTGTAAGATTAGCAAACATAATGAAGGAAATAAGTCTGCTTCCAGACAATCTTCTCAGAACACCTTCAGTTCAGCTGGTGCAGAGTTG GTATGTCCAAAGTCTTCAGGAGATCCTTGACTTTAAAGACAAAAGTTCGGAAGATTCGGGGGCTATTCACAG TTTTACAGATACCGTGATAAAAATACGCAATCGACACAACGATGTAATTCCTACTATGGCTCAAGGAGTAATAGAGTACAAGGAAAGCTTTGGCATTGATCCAGTGACCTCACAGAATGTGCAGTATTTTTTAGACCGTTTCTACATGAGTCGGATTTCAATTAGAATGCTCCTTAATCAACACT CTTTACTGTTTGGTGGGAAAATTAATCCAGCTCATCCTAAACACATTGGAAGCATTGATCCTAGCTGCAATGTTGTTGGAGTTATTAGAG ATGGTTATGAAAGTGCCAAGAGTCTTTGTGATTTGTATTATATGAGCTCTCCAGAACTTGTCCTAGAAGAGTTGAATA ttaAATCACCAGGACAGCCCATGCAAGTGGTGTATGTGCCGTCCCACCTCTATCACATGGTTTTCGAACTTTTCAAG AATGCAATGAGAGCCACCATGGAACATAATGCTGATCGATGCATTTATCCTCCAATTCATGTACATGTCACCTTGGGAAATGAGGATTTAACTGTTAAG ATGAGTGATCGTGGCGGAGGTGTTCCTATGAGGAAAATTGACAGACTATTCAACTATATGTATTCAACAGCACCACGTCCACGTGTTGAGACATCCCGAGCTACACCTTTG GCTGGATTTGGTTATGGCTTGCCCATATCACGCCTGTACGCACAATACTTCCAAGGCGACCTGAAACTGTATTCCTTAGAAGGTTATGGCACAGATGCAGTTATTTACATCAAG GCCTTATCAACAGAATCAATCGAAAGACTCCCTGTGTATAATAAAGCAGCCTGGAAACATTATAAAGCAAACCATGAAGCAGATGACTGGTGTGTGCCAAGCAGTGAGCCAAAGGACATGACTACTTTTCGCAGTACATAG